In a genomic window of candidate division WOR-3 bacterium:
- the rlmD gene encoding 23S rRNA (uracil(1939)-C(5))-methyltransferase RlmD → MVTRSIVSSEERVELLIERLTYGGDGIATWNGLKVFVRFAAPEERVRARIIQKKRDYAVAEIEEIIQPSPLRTEPRCQFYGLCGGCQLQHIDYTGQLVIKKLLVNDALQHIGKIFVPVSNIRNPGPAWHYRIKTQYPVRHNGQVKIGFFQKATHHLLDIPICYLHPSSFNEIRRQLLDSIAVAREKPYDEIAHRGNIRHIVLRENYDHRILVVVVTRTNQLDQRFISAITALPTVIGVVQNINPDKTNRILGPQTTKLSGTDHTFQIILNRKFRISSQSFFQVNPHQAQELCRKLIDLISPQGSETVLDLFCGVGMLSIVLAAMVKSVTAVEIESAAVNDARFNAEINQAGNVTFINDDVNRVIASLEQADVVIIDPPRKGCNPETLKKVTALSPRILIYISCNPATLARDLAILEQSGYRCESVEPLDMFPQTTHVEIITKLVRY, encoded by the coding sequence ATGGTAACCCGTTCCATCGTTTCGTCTGAAGAACGGGTTGAACTTTTAATTGAACGGCTGACATATGGCGGAGATGGAATTGCCACATGGAACGGATTAAAGGTATTTGTCCGTTTTGCCGCTCCCGAGGAAAGAGTGCGTGCAAGAATTATTCAGAAAAAAAGAGATTATGCCGTTGCCGAGATTGAAGAAATCATTCAACCCTCCCCCCTGCGCACTGAACCGCGTTGTCAATTCTACGGTCTGTGTGGTGGTTGCCAGCTTCAGCATATCGATTATACCGGCCAACTGGTAATTAAAAAACTTCTGGTTAACGATGCACTCCAGCACATCGGGAAAATCTTTGTTCCTGTTAGCAATATAAGAAATCCGGGACCAGCATGGCATTACCGCATCAAGACCCAGTATCCGGTTCGGCACAATGGACAGGTAAAAATCGGCTTTTTCCAGAAGGCTACACACCATCTGCTTGATATTCCGATTTGTTATCTTCATCCGTCATCATTCAATGAAATCAGGCGCCAGCTGTTAGACAGCATTGCTGTTGCTCGGGAAAAGCCATATGATGAAATCGCTCACCGGGGAAATATCCGGCACATCGTATTGCGCGAAAATTATGATCACAGAATTCTGGTCGTCGTTGTTACTCGAACCAACCAACTGGACCAGCGATTTATTTCCGCAATCACTGCTTTGCCAACGGTAATTGGTGTAGTACAGAATATCAATCCTGATAAAACAAATCGGATTCTTGGTCCCCAGACGACCAAATTATCGGGAACGGACCATACTTTCCAGATCATCCTCAACCGTAAATTCAGAATTTCCTCTCAGTCCTTTTTTCAAGTTAATCCACATCAGGCCCAGGAACTCTGTCGGAAATTAATCGATCTGATATCACCTCAGGGTTCTGAGACCGTGCTTGATCTATTTTGCGGTGTCGGTATGCTCAGTATCGTTCTCGCTGCAATGGTTAAAAGTGTGACCGCGGTCGAAATCGAATCTGCAGCAGTAAATGACGCAAGATTTAACGCCGAAATAAATCAGGCAGGGAATGTTACCTTTATCAATGATGACGTCAATCGTGTAATTGCCAGTCTGGAGCAGGCAGATGTTGTCATAATCGATCCGCCGCGAAAGGGGTGCAATCCGGAAACACTTAAAAAAGTAACAGCACTGAGTCCTAGGATATTAATTTACATATCCTGCAATCCTGCAACTCTTGCCCGTGATCTGGCAATTCTGGAGCAATCAGGCTACCGATGTGAATCAGTAGAGCCGCTTGATATGTTTCCCCAGACTACTCATGTTGAAATAATTACGAAGTTGGTCCGTTATTGA
- the lptE gene encoding LPS assembly lipoprotein LptE: MVLVFIAVNGCGYSARSLLPSHVRTIALKSVENSTTQPGLAEELLLQLPVAFNSDRNLRISSLDQSDLILQVLINGFYRTASAYDAAQNIIAYEITISAQFDVHDQSRNEPFYSGTVTSRISYDPAHKTDEAAITEALGKLAQEIVRQIITAW; encoded by the coding sequence TTGGTTTTGGTTTTTATCGCAGTAAATGGATGCGGTTATTCTGCCCGTTCTTTGCTGCCCTCACATGTTCGGACAATTGCTCTGAAATCTGTTGAAAACTCAACCACGCAACCCGGACTTGCTGAAGAACTGCTTCTACAGCTGCCGGTAGCATTTAATTCTGATCGTAATCTCCGGATAAGCAGTCTTGATCAGTCGGACCTTATTCTTCAGGTGCTGATAAATGGATTTTACCGCACTGCCAGTGCTTATGATGCTGCCCAGAATATCATCGCATATGAAATTACCATTTCCGCACAGTTCGATGTTCATGACCAGAGCCGGAATGAACCTTTTTACTCGGGTACAGTCACTAGTCGCATTTCCTATGACCCCGCGCACAAAACTGATGAAGCAGCGATTACAGAAGCACTCGGCAAATTAGCGCAGGAAATTGTCCGCCAGATCATAACCGCATGGTAA
- a CDS encoding sulfide-dependent adenosine diphosphate thiazole synthase has product MSIIETEITRAIVERFYSRFLNNVESDVAVVGAGPSGLTAAWKIAERGFKTVVFERGLKPGGGLTGGGMMFSEIVIQAEALAIINELGVNSVEQRPGYFVADALELLGALLVKVARSGVKIFNLMSVEDLLLIDRKVSGLVINWSAVELARLHVDPLTIAAKAVVDATGHAAEIVHQLVRKAKVTLPTQSGNIEGEGPMWAERAEQLTVENTREIYPGLWVVGMAANAVLGGPRMGPIFGGMLLSGQKVAELIVSKLKQ; this is encoded by the coding sequence ATGAGTATAATAGAAACAGAAATAACAAGGGCAATTGTTGAGCGGTTCTACTCCCGATTTCTCAATAACGTTGAATCGGATGTCGCTGTTGTCGGTGCCGGACCATCAGGCTTAACCGCAGCCTGGAAAATCGCTGAACGAGGATTTAAAACGGTTGTTTTTGAACGCGGCCTCAAGCCTGGCGGTGGATTAACCGGTGGCGGAATGATGTTTTCTGAAATCGTGATTCAAGCTGAAGCACTTGCTATTATTAATGAGCTGGGAGTTAATTCCGTTGAACAGCGCCCCGGATACTTTGTTGCTGATGCTTTGGAATTGCTGGGGGCATTACTCGTAAAGGTGGCTCGTTCTGGAGTTAAAATTTTCAATCTCATGAGTGTAGAGGACCTTCTGCTGATCGATCGCAAAGTTTCCGGCTTAGTTATCAACTGGAGCGCAGTGGAGCTGGCCCGTCTTCACGTTGATCCTTTGACAATTGCTGCGAAGGCGGTTGTTGATGCCACCGGTCACGCGGCTGAAATCGTTCACCAGCTGGTGCGCAAAGCCAAGGTGACTCTTCCCACTCAATCGGGTAATATTGAAGGCGAAGGACCAATGTGGGCAGAACGTGCTGAGCAGCTAACCGTTGAAAATACCAGGGAAATCTATCCTGGGCTGTGGGTAGTGGGCATGGCTGCAAATGCAGTTTTGGGCGGACCCCGAATGGGCCCGATATTCGGAGGTATGTTATTATCAGGACAGAAAGTTGCGGAATTGATCGTCAGCAAGCTGAAACAGTAG
- a CDS encoding glycosyltransferase family 4 protein: MKILIGSFSSIKILGGGVDIQIASTARVLKTKNIEIELFSPWKKYNLADYDLFHLFAAHNGTYHLGRSIKMLGAKLVLTPVFYSAHHNLRLRLNTLVSGILRKMGGVWTEIQFCRELCQMADLILVNTEAEKTLITQGLQIDAAKTARVPNGVDKSFFYASPERFVQEFGIKDFVLYVGHIGLGRKNLLPLLKILDKKGIPSVIIGPILNNQYARRCLEVIERSRSIKLLSAVEHDSEILKSAYAACDTFILPSLFETPGLAALEAGIAGAKVCITRYGGTKEYFGGYATYLNPYSPASIEKALEKSLNMPKTHALRDHIYNNYTLERCGEELIKHYKKILYNQG; encoded by the coding sequence ATGAAAATTCTCATAGGATCATTTTCCTCTATCAAGATACTTGGTGGTGGAGTAGATATACAAATTGCTTCAACTGCACGGGTTCTGAAAACAAAGAACATAGAAATTGAATTATTCAGCCCCTGGAAGAAATACAACCTTGCCGATTACGATCTTTTCCACCTTTTTGCAGCCCACAATGGCACATACCATTTAGGCAGATCAATAAAAATGCTGGGGGCAAAGTTGGTATTAACACCGGTTTTCTACAGTGCGCATCATAATCTGCGACTTAGGCTTAATACTCTTGTCTCGGGTATATTAAGAAAAATGGGAGGGGTCTGGACTGAAATTCAGTTCTGCCGGGAACTATGCCAGATGGCAGATTTGATCCTTGTAAATACCGAAGCTGAAAAGACTCTAATTACCCAAGGTTTGCAAATTGATGCGGCTAAAACAGCCAGGGTTCCCAATGGCGTGGATAAAAGCTTTTTTTACGCTTCCCCGGAGCGATTCGTGCAGGAATTTGGTATCAAAGATTTCGTATTATATGTTGGTCATATTGGCTTGGGGCGAAAAAACCTGCTTCCACTCCTTAAGATACTAGATAAGAAAGGTATACCCTCAGTAATTATTGGTCCAATACTGAATAACCAATATGCCCGTCGCTGTCTGGAAGTAATCGAGCGCTCCCGGTCAATTAAACTGCTTTCTGCTGTTGAACATGACTCGGAAATACTCAAGTCGGCATACGCTGCCTGTGATACATTTATTCTGCCTTCACTTTTCGAAACTCCTGGGCTCGCAGCGCTTGAAGCTGGAATAGCAGGTGCAAAAGTCTGTATTACCAGATATGGCGGAACCAAAGAATATTTTGGTGGCTACGCTACTTACTTGAATCCATATTCACCAGCGTCGATCGAAAAAGCCCTGGAAAAATCATTAAACATGCCCAAGACACATGCATTGCGGGATCATATTTACAATAACTACACTTTGGAACGGTGTGGGGAAGAGCTGATTAAACATTATAAAAAAATCCTATACAACCAAGGCTAA
- a CDS encoding glycosyltransferase produces MTAINKHVCLLTSSYPAEYSRFLDREALSLSQAGFKVTVIGLGNKFNTHIFYFKGIKVIAIPERWQIKKTRTLWEIARLAWKENANVYHCIDPWCLAVGLNIKAFRPHIKVVYESSEWFPRQYLDRTDLPLFIRILAWLLINYLEYQAVRKADAIIETNQLRAFRFRRRRAVVNIVPNYAPLVSHQKDKTARNPWFIYTGLICRPRGFDRLLIALGEVKRRFPEVKLIVRGEFDPRDDIERWVKSYIKNNNLENNIQFVERVDSYEQVFELLKSALSGVILLQPGRGNDWTNQPSKLFEFMVAGLAIVASNFPEIARIINDAECGWLIDPTRPEEIARTMEQILSEPDAAIARGEAGRKAAESRYNWHAAEEVLLSIYRRLSRT; encoded by the coding sequence ATGACCGCAATTAATAAACATGTCTGTCTCCTTACTTCTTCATATCCGGCAGAATACAGCAGATTTCTTGATCGCGAGGCTCTCTCTCTCTCTCAGGCGGGGTTCAAGGTTACTGTTATCGGGCTGGGAAATAAATTTAATACCCATATTTTTTATTTCAAAGGAATAAAAGTCATTGCTATACCCGAAAGGTGGCAGATTAAGAAAACCAGAACGCTCTGGGAAATTGCCCGTTTAGCTTGGAAAGAAAATGCGAATGTTTATCATTGCATTGACCCATGGTGTCTCGCCGTTGGCCTGAATATTAAAGCTTTCAGGCCTCACATAAAGGTTGTCTATGAATCCAGCGAGTGGTTTCCCCGTCAATATCTGGACCGAACTGATTTACCACTATTTATCAGGATACTTGCCTGGTTACTCATCAACTATCTTGAATATCAGGCAGTCAGAAAGGCAGACGCAATAATTGAAACTAACCAATTGAGGGCTTTCCGGTTTCGAAGGCGCAGGGCAGTGGTGAACATTGTGCCGAACTATGCACCTCTGGTGTCGCACCAGAAGGATAAAACTGCAAGAAACCCCTGGTTCATTTATACCGGACTGATCTGTCGTCCGCGCGGATTTGATCGACTTTTAATTGCTCTGGGGGAAGTAAAACGGCGATTTCCTGAAGTAAAACTTATCGTCCGGGGCGAATTTGATCCGCGCGATGATATTGAGCGATGGGTTAAATCGTATATCAAAAATAACAATTTAGAAAACAACATTCAATTTGTTGAACGTGTTGATTCATATGAACAGGTGTTCGAACTCCTAAAATCTGCGCTTAGTGGTGTAATCCTTTTGCAGCCCGGGCGAGGAAACGACTGGACAAATCAGCCCAGTAAACTTTTTGAATTTATGGTCGCCGGGCTTGCAATTGTAGCCAGCAACTTTCCAGAAATCGCCCGCATAATTAACGATGCTGAGTGTGGCTGGCTTATCGATCCCACTCGCCCGGAAGAAATAGCCCGAACGATGGAACAGATACTCTCAGAACCCGATGCGGCCATTGCACGGGGTGAAGCAGGAAGAAAAGCAGCTGAAAGTAGATATAACTGGCATGCTGCCGAAGAAGTCCTTCTGAGTATATATAGGAGGCTAAGCAGAACCTGA
- a CDS encoding histone deacetylase yields the protein MRFVYSDRYHFNIGVHVFPTDKYKLVKASLLGNGLAKESDFFEPPEPVIDDIRLVHTKEYVDDLLNLRWTSRTVRSELPLTWDIVYGYMLHTSGTILACQFALEDGIAMHIGGGFHHAFADHAEGFCYINDIAVAIKKLQKEGKIERVAVIDCDLHQGNGTARIFQDDSRVFTFSIHQEHLYPIKERSSWDIGLEDETGDEEYNQHLSTAVPKIISDHKPQFVIYVAGADPYIDDQLGTLRLTKRGLALRDRIVIENCHRNGIPVVPVLAGGYALNTQDTVEIHVNTARECLRALGQLPAGTGEQSEPAHPQN from the coding sequence ATGCGTTTTGTATATTCTGACCGCTATCATTTTAATATTGGCGTCCATGTATTCCCAACCGACAAGTACAAATTGGTAAAGGCTTCCCTCTTAGGCAACGGCTTGGCAAAGGAATCGGATTTCTTTGAGCCACCCGAGCCGGTAATTGATGATATTCGACTTGTTCATACTAAAGAATATGTAGATGATCTGCTGAACCTGCGCTGGACATCAAGAACTGTCCGTTCCGAACTTCCGCTTACCTGGGATATTGTTTATGGTTATATGCTTCATACTTCTGGAACTATCCTTGCCTGCCAATTTGCCCTGGAAGACGGTATCGCCATGCACATTGGCGGCGGTTTTCACCATGCCTTTGCCGACCATGCCGAGGGGTTCTGTTATATTAATGATATTGCAGTTGCAATAAAAAAATTGCAAAAAGAGGGTAAGATAGAAAGGGTGGCGGTAATTGACTGTGATCTGCATCAGGGTAACGGCACCGCCCGCATCTTTCAGGATGATTCAAGGGTTTTCACATTTTCCATCCATCAGGAACACCTGTATCCCATAAAGGAGCGTTCTTCATGGGACATAGGTCTCGAGGATGAGACGGGGGATGAAGAGTACAACCAGCATCTGAGCACGGCGGTTCCCAAGATCATTTCGGACCACAAACCTCAATTTGTCATCTATGTTGCAGGTGCGGATCCCTATATCGATGATCAGTTAGGAACGCTTCGTTTAACAAAACGGGGGCTGGCGTTGCGCGACCGGATAGTGATCGAAAACTGCCATCGGAACGGAATACCGGTCGTGCCCGTACTCGCTGGAGGCTATGCGCTCAATACACAGGATACAGTAGAAATTCATGTCAACACCGCCCGGGAATGCCTTCGTGCATTGGGACAGCTGCCAGCTGGAACCGGAGAACAGTCAGAACCAGCTCATCCACAAAATTAG
- the hslV gene encoding ATP-dependent protease subunit HslV: protein MIQNIFHHTTIIGVRRDGRVAMASDGQVTFGETILKHSARKIRKLHNGRVLVGFAGATADAFTLFERFEAKLEEYAGNLSRAVVELAKDWRTDRVLRRLEALLGIMDREHSFIVSGSGDVIEPDDGIIAIGSGGTYALIAARLLLKYTSLSSEEIVREAIQQAAAVCVYTNNEIYIETIRS, encoded by the coding sequence ATGATTCAGAATATTTTTCACCATACGACTATCATTGGAGTGCGCCGTGACGGCAGGGTGGCAATGGCGTCAGACGGTCAGGTTACTTTTGGTGAAACTATTCTCAAACATTCTGCCCGCAAGATCAGAAAACTCCACAACGGGAGAGTTCTTGTTGGATTTGCCGGAGCAACGGCTGATGCCTTCACTCTTTTTGAACGGTTTGAAGCAAAACTTGAGGAATATGCGGGTAATTTATCCCGAGCGGTTGTCGAACTGGCAAAGGATTGGCGCACCGATCGGGTTTTGCGCCGGCTTGAAGCGCTGCTGGGCATTATGGACAGAGAACATTCTTTTATCGTCTCCGGCTCCGGGGATGTGATCGAACCGGATGACGGGATTATCGCTATCGGCTCGGGAGGCACTTACGCCCTGATTGCTGCTCGCTTGCTGTTGAAATATACCTCGCTTTCCAGCGAGGAAATTGTTCGGGAGGCGATTCAGCAGGCGGCTGCAGTCTGTGTTTATACGAATAACGAAATCTACATCGAAACCATTAGAAGTTGA
- the dapB gene encoding 4-hydroxy-tetrahydrodipicolinate reductase, producing the protein MIKVVIVGCAGRMGNEIRRLLSQQSDIEVVGGVEAPEHPQIGAPVGSGTIVTELSVCLTSVDVVVDFSNPVTVVKNVNLCTERGTSFITGVTGFSAEQLRTVREAGKKIPVVWAPNFALGIAVLSRIAVQAAQLLGNKYDIHLIEIHHKKKKDAPSGTARQLTEELQLATGRTEIPVISIRTGDVVGEHQIIFGGTGERLELIHKAESRAAFAAGVLAAIRWIIRQPAGFYSMTDIINF; encoded by the coding sequence ATGATTAAAGTAGTCATTGTTGGTTGCGCCGGACGAATGGGAAATGAAATAAGGCGGTTGCTATCCCAACAGTCTGATATTGAGGTGGTGGGCGGCGTTGAAGCACCCGAACATCCCCAGATTGGTGCTCCCGTCGGTTCCGGTACAATTGTTACCGAACTTTCTGTCTGCTTGACCAGTGTCGATGTGGTTGTCGACTTTTCAAATCCTGTCACTGTGGTTAAAAATGTTAATCTCTGTACCGAAAGGGGCACGTCTTTTATCACCGGTGTCACCGGTTTCAGCGCCGAGCAGTTAAGAACAGTTCGCGAGGCTGGCAAGAAAATTCCTGTTGTCTGGGCACCTAATTTTGCTTTGGGGATTGCAGTTCTTTCCAGAATCGCCGTGCAAGCGGCTCAGCTGTTAGGCAATAAATACGATATCCACCTGATTGAAATTCACCACAAGAAAAAAAAGGATGCCCCATCAGGAACTGCCCGGCAACTGACTGAGGAATTGCAGCTGGCAACGGGCAGAACAGAAATTCCGGTAATTTCAATAAGGACCGGTGACGTAGTAGGCGAACATCAAATCATTTTTGGCGGTACCGGTGAACGTTTAGAGCTGATTCATAAAGCCGAAAGTCGAGCCGCCTTTGCAGCTGGTGTCCTTGCAGCCATCCGCTGGATCATCAGGCAACCCGCCGGATTTTACTCAATGACTGACATCATCAACTTCTAA